A portion of the Candidatus Binataceae bacterium genome contains these proteins:
- the murI gene encoding glutamate racemase, which yields MGARDGKVGGRGRGGGQGSPPRPRRAGPARSGLALANGRAVRAAVDNRARPIGVFDSGIGGLTVLKALAAALPHEDFIYLGDTARLPYGTKSREVIVQYSRENTGFLLAKGIKMLVIACNTASAVALEEIARDTVVPVIGVIEPGARAAVAASRSGKIGVIGTEATIASGAYTRTIQGLRAGVELYTRACPLLVPLVEEGWTEGEVAERTVAYYLESLKQSGIDTLLLGCTHYPLLSELFRRVLGAGVRLVDSASATAAAVRTRLGALGLMRREGRGALSFFITESPDRFVRVGRRFLGPQVDSAVRIER from the coding sequence ATGGGCGCGCGCGACGGCAAGGTTGGCGGGCGCGGGCGCGGCGGCGGCCAGGGATCGCCGCCGCGCCCGCGCCGCGCCGGCCCCGCGCGCTCGGGCCTGGCGCTCGCCAACGGCAGGGCCGTGCGCGCGGCGGTGGACAATCGCGCCCGTCCGATCGGCGTCTTCGACTCCGGTATTGGCGGGCTCACCGTGCTCAAGGCGCTCGCCGCCGCGCTGCCGCACGAGGATTTCATCTATCTCGGCGACACCGCGCGTCTGCCCTACGGCACCAAGTCGCGCGAGGTCATCGTGCAATACTCGCGCGAGAACACTGGCTTTTTGCTCGCCAAAGGGATCAAGATGCTGGTAATCGCGTGCAATACGGCAAGCGCGGTCGCGCTGGAGGAGATCGCGCGCGACACCGTGGTGCCCGTGATCGGCGTGATCGAGCCCGGCGCGCGCGCCGCGGTCGCCGCCTCGCGCTCGGGCAAGATCGGGGTTATCGGCACCGAGGCGACGATCGCCTCGGGCGCATACACCCGCACGATCCAGGGCCTGCGCGCGGGCGTCGAGCTCTATACCCGCGCCTGCCCGCTGCTGGTGCCGCTGGTCGAGGAGGGATGGACCGAGGGCGAGGTGGCCGAGCGCACCGTCGCCTACTACCTGGAGAGTCTCAAGCAGAGCGGCATCGACACGCTGCTGCTCGGATGCACCCATTATCCGCTGCTGAGCGAACTTTTCCGCCGCGTGCTGGGCGCCGGCGTGCGGCTGGTCGATTCGGCAAGCGCGACCGCCGCCGCCGTGCGCACGCGGCTGGGTGCGCTCGGGCTGATGCGCCGCGAGGGGCGTGGCGCGCTGAGCTTCTTCATCACCGAGTCGCCCGACCGCTTCGTGCGCGTGGGAAGGCGTTTCCTCGGCCCGCAGGTCGATTCCGCCGTGCGCATCGAGCGCTGA
- the secA gene encoding preprotein translocase subunit SecA: MASTLTAVAHKVFGSKNDRELKRMRPTVEAINRLEPEISAESDDRLRARIAEWKAKISAIEERERREEAMDEALPEVFATVREAARRTLGQRHFDVQLIGGIVLHRAKIAEMKTGEGKTLVATLPAVLNALTGRGVHIVTVNDYLARRDADWMGRIYRFLGLSVGVIVHGLTDPERKAAYACDITYGQNNEFGFDYLRDNMKFNLEDYVQREHHYAIVDEVDSILIDEARTPLIISGASEESTDTYYIVDRVIPRLRPEEHYTVDEKLRTAVLTEDGVSRVEQMLGVGNLYDPRNILLVHHVNQAPKAHTLFKRDVDYVVKDGQVVIVDEFTGRLMPGRRWSDGLHQAVEAKEGVKIESENQTLATITFQNYFRMYDKLAGMTGTADTEAQEFKEIYNLDVVVVPTNMPMIRLDHHDVVYKTEQEKFDAVIEEIKECHEAGQPVLVGTVSIEKSERVAEQLKKTGIRHSVLNAKNHEREAEIVAQAGRLGAVTISTNMAGRGTDIVLGGNPEFMAAAEAGTRDPGDEHFRAALEKYRAQCLAEREQVLKAGGLHILGTERHESRRIDNQLRGRSGRQGDPGSSRFYLSLEDDLLRIFGADRLKGLMGRIGMEDGVPIEHRWISKAIENAQKKVEAHNFDIRKHLLEYDDVMNRQREVVYHRRKELLSGAPLKEDIFDMCDALIEEIVAAHASAEEDSAEWNWKAIEDAFYKQFHFHFNFRENANGRSIEHPDDLVEIAGERVRALYEQREQEFTPPVMRQIEKIVMLQTLDSLWKDHLLTMDHLKESIGLRGYAQLNPLVEYQKEGFTMFEAMMATMQADVVEKVFSVQTVREQSVEQLEQQNRPQRVVMSHGGETQQEAAPATVKRDGEKVGRNDPCPCGSGKKYKRCHGK; the protein is encoded by the coding sequence ATGGCCTCAACCCTGACCGCTGTCGCCCATAAGGTCTTCGGCTCCAAGAACGACCGCGAGCTCAAACGCATGCGGCCGACGGTCGAGGCGATCAACCGCCTTGAACCCGAAATTTCCGCGGAGAGCGACGATCGCCTGCGCGCGCGCATCGCCGAGTGGAAGGCGAAGATCAGCGCGATCGAGGAGCGCGAGCGCCGGGAAGAGGCGATGGACGAGGCGTTGCCCGAGGTCTTCGCGACCGTGCGCGAGGCGGCGCGCCGCACCCTCGGCCAGCGCCACTTCGACGTCCAGCTCATCGGCGGCATCGTGCTCCATCGGGCCAAGATCGCCGAGATGAAGACCGGCGAGGGCAAGACCCTGGTAGCCACGCTGCCGGCCGTGCTCAACGCGCTGACCGGGCGTGGCGTCCACATCGTGACCGTCAACGACTACCTGGCGCGGCGCGACGCCGACTGGATGGGCCGTATCTACAGGTTCCTCGGGCTGAGCGTCGGGGTGATCGTCCACGGCCTGACCGACCCCGAGCGCAAGGCGGCCTACGCCTGCGACATCACTTACGGCCAGAACAACGAATTTGGCTTCGACTACCTGCGCGACAACATGAAGTTCAACCTGGAAGACTACGTCCAGCGCGAACATCATTACGCGATCGTTGACGAAGTCGATTCGATCCTGATCGACGAGGCGCGCACCCCGCTCATCATCTCGGGCGCCTCCGAGGAATCAACCGACACCTACTACATCGTTGACCGCGTGATCCCGCGGCTGCGCCCGGAGGAGCACTATACGGTCGATGAGAAGCTGCGCACGGCGGTCCTGACCGAAGACGGCGTGAGCCGGGTCGAACAGATGCTCGGCGTGGGCAACCTCTACGACCCGCGCAACATCCTGCTCGTCCATCACGTCAACCAGGCGCCCAAGGCGCACACGCTCTTCAAGCGCGACGTCGATTACGTGGTCAAGGATGGCCAGGTGGTGATCGTGGACGAATTTACCGGGCGGCTGATGCCCGGGCGGCGCTGGAGCGACGGCCTGCATCAGGCGGTCGAGGCCAAGGAAGGGGTCAAGATCGAATCCGAGAACCAGACCCTCGCCACGATCACCTTTCAGAACTACTTCCGGATGTACGACAAGCTGGCCGGGATGACCGGCACGGCCGACACCGAGGCGCAGGAGTTCAAGGAGATCTACAACCTCGACGTGGTGGTGGTGCCGACCAACATGCCGATGATCCGCCTCGACCATCACGACGTCGTCTACAAGACCGAGCAGGAAAAGTTCGACGCCGTGATCGAGGAGATCAAGGAATGCCACGAGGCGGGCCAGCCGGTGCTGGTCGGCACGGTGTCGATCGAGAAGTCCGAACGGGTCGCCGAGCAGCTCAAGAAGACCGGCATCAGGCACTCGGTGCTCAACGCCAAGAACCACGAGCGCGAGGCCGAGATCGTCGCCCAGGCCGGGCGCCTTGGGGCGGTGACAATTTCGACCAACATGGCGGGCCGCGGCACCGACATCGTGCTCGGCGGCAATCCCGAGTTCATGGCCGCGGCTGAGGCCGGGACCAGAGACCCCGGCGACGAGCACTTCCGCGCCGCGCTCGAGAAGTACCGCGCGCAGTGTCTGGCCGAGCGCGAGCAGGTGCTCAAGGCCGGCGGCCTGCACATCCTCGGCACCGAGCGCCACGAGTCGCGCCGGATCGACAACCAGCTGCGCGGCCGCTCGGGACGCCAGGGCGACCCCGGCAGCTCGCGCTTCTATCTCTCGCTCGAGGACGACCTCTTGCGAATTTTCGGCGCCGACCGGCTCAAGGGGCTGATGGGGCGGATCGGGATGGAGGACGGCGTCCCGATCGAGCACCGCTGGATCAGCAAGGCGATCGAGAACGCGCAGAAGAAGGTCGAGGCGCACAACTTCGACATCCGCAAGCACCTGCTCGAGTACGACGACGTGATGAACCGTCAGCGCGAGGTGGTTTACCATCGGCGCAAGGAACTGCTCTCGGGCGCGCCGCTGAAGGAAGACATCTTCGACATGTGCGACGCGCTGATCGAGGAGATCGTCGCCGCCCACGCCAGCGCCGAGGAGGACTCCGCGGAATGGAACTGGAAGGCGATCGAGGATGCCTTCTACAAGCAGTTCCACTTCCACTTCAACTTCCGCGAGAACGCCAACGGCCGCTCGATCGAGCATCCCGACGACCTCGTCGAAATCGCCGGCGAGCGCGTGCGCGCGCTTTACGAGCAGCGCGAGCAGGAGTTCACGCCGCCGGTGATGCGCCAGATCGAGAAAATCGTGATGCTCCAGACGCTCGATTCGCTCTGGAAGGACCATCTGCTCACGATGGACCATCTCAAGGAGAGCATCGGCCTGCGCGGCTATGCCCAGCTCAACCCGCTGGTCGAGTACCAGAAAGAGGGCTTCACGATGTTCGAGGCGATGATGGCCACCATGCAGGCGGACGTCGTCGAGAAGGTCTTTTCGGTGCAGACCGTGCGCGAGCAGAGCGTCGAACAGCTCGAGCAGCAGAACCGTCCGCAGCGCGTCGTGATGAGCCACGGCGGCGAGACCCAGCAGGAGGCGGCGCCGGCCACGGTCAAGCGCGACGGCGAAAAGGTCGGCCGCAACGACCCCTGCCCCTGCGGCTCGGGCAAGAAGTACAAGCGCTGCCACGGCAAGTAG